AAACCAGGGAAGTTGCGCCGGGGCCACCGCTGGTAGATACAAACCGGCCTGCGCCATGAGTGCCACCAGCCCTAGGGTTTTCAAGGTCGCCGTTTTCCCGCCGGTGTTGGGTCCCGTAATCACCACCACCCGCACATCCGCCGGAATCAACAAGTCAATGGGAACAACAGGGCGACCGGCTTCGTGGTGGGCTTGCCAGACCAGCAGGGGATGCCGCACCTGGCGTAATTGCACGCTCGGGCCGAACTGGGGGGGATGACCGTTCAACCAGCGACTGTAATGACAACGGGCGTAGGCCACGTCCAGCCGGGTTAACCCCAGAGCCAATTGGCGCAGGTCATCAGCCACCGCTCCCACCTGCTGACTCAATTCCTGCCGCACGGCTTCGGCCAGTTCTTGCACCCGTTTTTGCTGGATACGCCACTCGTTGTTGAGCGGGACGACGCTGTGGGGTTCGATGTAGTAGGTGGCGCCGGAAGCAGACGTGTCGTGAACCAAACCGGGGATGACGTCCTTGTGGCTGGCTTTAACCGGTAATACATAGCGGTCGTGACGCTGGGTCATCAGGGGTTCCTGGAGCGCCTGGGGATGTTTTTGCATGAGCTGCTGAAGGGTTTGCCGGAGACGTTCTTCGGTCTGGCGGCATTGCTGGCGGGCCTGGGCCAAGGCGGGACTGGCGCGGTCGGTCACGTCTCCCCCATCGTCAATGCAGTGGAAAATGGTTTGTTCGAGTTCGGGATGGGTACGCCAAGGTGCCACCAACGCTTGCAGAACTGGAATGTCCCGCTGGGCTTCTATTTGCCGCCGCACCTGCCGAGCAGTTTGACACAGATACGCCAGCGCTAGGAGCTCCAACCCACTCAGGAGGCCCCCCCGTTCCGCACGCTCAATGGCTGGTAACACGTCATCCACTTTGGATAAATCCAGGCGCACGCCCCGTTCCGTCAGCAGGTCAATCGCTTGGGTTTCCGCCAAAAGCTGCAAAGCGGTGGCCTGGTCCGTTGCCGGTTGCCAGTGTTGAGCGGCTTGTTTGCCAGTCTTCGTTTGGGCAAAGGTGGCGAGATGTTCACACAGACGCGGCCATTCCAACAGTTCGAGCGTTTCGCGGTGAATATCCCCCATGGAACTCCGACAATGGACTGCCTTGATCCTAGCGTGGGGGTCGAAATTGCGTACAATGCATGTGGTGCGGGTTCAGTGCAAAAGAGGATGACGGAAATCTTTCCCATCGAAATTCGCCATCGGGGGCAAGTTTTCACGATACAAGCGCCGGCCAACCAGACGATTTTAGATAGCGCTGCTGCAGCGGGCTGGGAATTACCGTCGTCTTGCCGGGCGGGCATTTGCACGACCTGTGCCGCTCGTCTTCTCAGTGGGACGGTGGAGCAACCGGATGCGATGGGATTGAGCCCAGCACTGATGGAACAGGGATTTGCCCTACTGTGTGTAGCCTATCCCCGCTCACCCATCGTTTTGGAAACGGGTCACGAGGAAACAGTTTACGAACTGCAATTCGGTCAGTTTCAAAAACCTGCCAAGTCTTAGTTATGCGCTCTCGATAATGAGCATCAGACCCAGGTGCTCGACGAAGGATTGAAAGTCCCCGTCTCGGATGTAGCACACGGCAATAAGAACTTCAATTATTCTCAAATTATCTTACGAATCGCGATACTATGCTTACGGAGGGTTCTGTAGTTCTCAGCACAGTTGATGGCGTTGGCTTTGCCCAGCATCGCTACGACCGTCAAAAAACGCATCAGTTGCTTAGCCGTTTCGTCATCCGCGTCGCTGCGAAAACCTTAGAGCACTTTAGCAAGGATTACATCAGCCATAGCTGAGCAGCTTCGGTTTGTCAGGGCGATGGCAGGAAACCCCAAGGTGGAGCCGCGCCCTGCGACCCAAGAGCTGACAACCATAGATGACCCAGCTATAGCAGTTCAACCCCAAGCAAGGAGTCGAGTTTGTCAGTTTCAGGGTTGGCAACGCTGCTGGTAGTCCTGTTCTTGTCATGGATAGAATAGACCAAGGCCAAATGCTTGCTCCACTGATTAAGCCTTATTGACAATAGTCGGCAAAGGAATCGCGCTTTTCGACTTACCTTGTAAGAATCTCACTTTATGAAGCTATGCTTTGACCAACGCTGCAATGCATCATTACCTGCATAGCACTACCTCTGTTTCCTGTGCTATGTTGCCAGACTCAAATTCGTACTCGATAGCAGCAATTATATTCTACAGGGCATTTATGTGACCACGACACGACCGTAATCATCGTGAGACAGTGGCAAAGATAATTGTGCAAACACTGCCCGACTGCAACCAAATAAGCTAAGCCATGGTAGCTAGGATGGCCGGGATGGATAGCGTTATGTCTAGGGCTGCTGCTCCAACTATAGCCAAGCTTTTTAAGGTTGTCATATAATGAACGTGTTGCTAGGGAGTGAGAAAATGCCCAGACCGTATAACTATGATTTGCGTAAGAAGGCGGTAGAAGCCATCTCGAATGGCGCCACTATCATGGGAGCCAGTCGGTTCCTGAACGTCAGCTATCGAACGGTACAGCGCTGGCTCAGACAAGGGTCAGAAACAGGAGATGTCCACCCCAAGGAAGGCTATCAAAAAGGCCATCGTCATAAGCTGAAAGACCTAGAAGAATTCTAGCAGTTTGTGGATTAACGGGAGATGGCCGCTCACTTCGGTGTGAGTTAAGGCCCTGCAAAAGATAGGCTATACCCACAAAAAAAACGTATTTCTAAAAGCGACAGGCTTACTGTGGTCAATCGAGCAGATACCACCAGAGCAGGTGGTCTATATGGACCAATCTGGCGTAGATTACCGGGATATTGATGAATAAGGAGAGAGTTTAATCGTGGAGAACGAGTTAGCATGATGGCGGCTTACCCATCAGGGCGTGTGATGGAACCATTTACTTGGATAGGCTATTATCCAGTGGTTAAGTGAGAGACTTTTACCAGCGATTGGTCCTGGGAAAGTTTTGGCNNNNNNNNNCCATTTACTTGGATAGGCTATTATCCAGTGGTTAAGTGAGAGACTTTTACCAGCGATTGGTCCTGGGAAAGTTTTGGCACTGGATAATCTGCAGCGGTCAGAAAGATGATGGAAGCGGCTGGATGTCGCTTGGTTTATCTACTAAGATATTCACCTGATTTGAATCCGATTGATAAAAGGTGGGTCAACCATGCGTGGAGTTTAACCAAACGGAACCTACGTTCTCTCGTGGATGAAGCTATCCGTTTTATATGTCAGCCTTTGTCAGCTTAGCCATGTCTTCGCGGAGCTGAATATCCATCATTAAGTTGCCTTTTGCTTTACATATTTATACAGCCAAGATTGTGAAATTCCAGTCACCCGTGAGATGGCGGTAATTGCGAGTCGCTCTAACAAATTGCCTTTGTGCTTCAGAAATGTATTTTTCTCTGGCTTCAGGCGTAAATTGCCGATGGCTGTTTTCCATTATGGATACGACCGTACTTCACAATCTTTTGAGACTGGCAGTGGGGGTAAGTAATTGTACTCATGACTTCACCCACATCCAACTACCCCTATTTAACCATTACAGGAACAGGACTACCTAGTCCCGTTCTGATTGTTGCTGGACAAACTAATAAAGTAGTCTAGCCCTGGCAACTCAGAGTGCTGGGCGTCTTGAACCGCCGTTGGGCTAAATGCGTATGCTAGGGTGAAACTAATTTGACATTCCCCTGGCGCTGGATGAATTGGAACCTAAAAGACGCCCACAAGGTTTGTACCTATGCGCTGGTGGGGATCGCCTTTGCCGCCCTGCTGACCGGTCATGCCACCCATCCCTTGGCCAACGGCGTGTTCCTACTGTTGGGAGTTGTGAGTTGGTTTTGGGAACCGCCTCGGATTCGCTGGGAACAGTACGCCAAACTGTGGATGCCCCTGACGGTGGGGGTGTTGGTGGTCTTGGTAGGCGCAATCGGGCTGTTGCGGGCGCATCCCCTAGACGTGTCCCTGTATCTGCTGCTGTATCTCACCCTGGCGAAACTGTTTCAGCGGGAGCGTCCCGAGGACTATAACCAGGCGATGGCCCTGTCGTTTCTGTTGCTAGCGGCCTCCACCGTTTACACCAGCGACATCCTGTTTGGCCTCCTGTTTGCCTTGTACGTGATTTTGGGGGTGGTCAACTTTACGCTGTATCACCTGCGGGTGCAGGTCCGGGAGCACGGCAAGGCTGCGGCCCAGTCTCGGCTTTTTAACACGCGAGTACTCGTGATGCTGGTCTGGGTGGGCCTGGCCACGTTCATCTTGTCGGTGGGCCTGTTTTTTCTGTTTCCCCGAATCGGATTGGGCTTTTTTGGCCGCGGAGGGGCGGGTCAGCGGGAGCTTGGTCGTGGATTTGGTGAGCAGGTGCATGTGGGCGACCATGGCCGGTTGGACCGGGATACGCGGGTGGTGATGCGGGTGGAATTCCCCGAAGGCGCACCGCCACCGATGATGCCCCTATACTGGCGGGGAGTCAGTTTTGACCTTTATGACGGCCAGACGTGGAAGCGCACCCTGTCGCAAGGCGAGTTCCGCGCCGCCCAGGACCGCTTGGTGGAATTGCAACCAGCCCCAGCCAACCTGCCGCTCCTGCGACAAGACATCTATCTAGAGCCATCGTCCCATCTCATCCTGTTTGCCTTGAACCCGTTGTACCGGGTGCGGTTGCCGGAAACGGCCCAGAGCGTGCGGATACAGGTGGGCACATTGGGGGATGCCCAACAACCGGCGCGTATTATTCACCAGTGGGGCCGCTCCCTGTTTGTGACGCGCACGGGGGATGTGTACTACACCTACCGAGGCGAGGTGGGTTACCAGTACACTGCCTGGAGCCGTCCGATGTTCCCCCGCGCGAGCGACCTGCGGCGCGTTGACGCAAATCTCACCCTGCAACAGTTGGCCCAAGCGGGGTTGAAAGAGCCCTACCTGCAACTACCTGCCAACTTCAACCCCCGGATTCGGGAACTGGCGGCGGACCTAACCCGTAACGCCCCCACCCTGTTCGACAAGGTGCAGGCCATTCGCTCGTACTTGGCCCAGAATTTCACCTACACCACTGACCTGCCAGACCCCGGCGACCAACCGGTGGTAGATGCCTTTTTGTTTACCCACCGGCGGGGCCACTGCGAATACTTCGCCACAGCCATGACGCTGATGCTGCGCAGTATTGGCATTCCGGCGCGGCTGGTGAATGGCTATCTGGGCGGACGGTGGAATGCCTACGACCATTACTTGGCGGTGCAGGTGGCCCATGCCCACAGTTGGGTGGAGGTGCCCTTTGCCGGTTATGGCTGGTTGACCTTTGACCCAACGCCGCCGGGGTTTGGGCCGCAGACTGGGAACTGGTGGTCCGATTTGTTGGATGCCCTGCGCTTTCGTTGGAATAAGTACGTGTTGGAGTACAACCTGGATACCCAGCTCGAAGGCCTCAAACAGGTGCAGACCTGGTTGCAGCCTCCCGCCAAGCCTGGCCCGCTGGAAAAGGGCCTGGATGTGCAACAGCTTTGGCGAGTGGTTGGCGTGTTGCTCGTGACAGTCGCCGCAGGTCTTGGGGGGTATCAGCGGCGCGGTCGCCCGCTGCGACTAGGGGATGGCCTGGGCTTGGGGGTGTCCATCGGTCTAAACGCTTGGATCGCCGGGCCGTTGCCTTGGCCCTGGAGCCGCGAAATCGGGGGATTGGCGCCAGCGCTGGCCTTCTTTATCGCCCGCTATCTCCGCTGGGGCCAGGCAAAAGCCAATGTATCACCTGTCTCGCGTCTATACCTGCAACTGCGAGAGGCCCTCGTAGAACAAGGGCTAGCGATTGAGCCAGCGATGGGGCCTTTGGCGGTGCGCCAGCAGTTGGAAACCAGCGACCTACCCGACCGGGAGATAGCCGTTCAGGTCATTGATACATACATGACCGTGCGTTTTGGCGGGCAGTCCCTGAGCCCCGCGGCGCTTGATGCCTACCGAGCACAGGTGCGCCATCTCCTACAGCGGTGGCGAACCCGGCAACGGCAAAAAGTCCTGCACTAGGCGATAGACCTGCTCGCGGGGGTAGTCCCAGGTGAGGATGTGGTTGCCCGTGTCTAGCCAGTGAAAGACCTTTTCCGGGCTACCCAACTGCTGAAACCCTTGCCAGGTCGCCTGGGGGTCCACCACTCGGTCGTAGCGGGATTGGATCACCAGCGTGGGCACTGTGACCTGGGGTAACAGTGCGCGCACCTTCTGCTGCAACGCCAGAGCGCTGCGGACCGCCGCCAGGTTGAAGTCCTGAAAAAACGAGCACTGCCAAGCTTGCCGTTCGAGCATCGGGTCGGCAATCGGTAAGCGGCGGCGCGGGAGGCTGGGAATGAGATAGCCCACGCTGTAGAGCAACGGCCACTGCCAGGGCCACATCCCCAGAAACGGCGCTAGCAGCACCAGGCGGTCCACCGGCACATGCGCGGCTAAATAGAGCGCCAGCAGTCCGCCATTGGAAAATCCCACGACTGCAACCCGGGCATAATTTCGGCGCAACTGGGCGTATTCGTCCTGCACGCAGGCAACCCATTCTGGCCACGTGGAAGCGGGCATCTGGGGAGCCGGGCGGTCATGCCCCGGTAAATTCATACCCCGCACCGTCCAGCCCTGGCGATGCAGGCGTTCCCCCAGCGGTTGCAGTTCGTAAATGCCGCCCCCCAAACCGTGAATCAGCAGGCAGGCACCTGAACCATTGCCTACGTACGTGAAGGGCTGATTGGCCTGGGTCATTTCCCAGTCTCCGCACCAAGCCTAGTATAGAGCTGGTCTGCGCTAGGATAAATACGCTTGCTTGCAACCGCGCGATGGCCCATCCGATTTTGGCCCAATTGCTAGACCTGGCTCGGTCTCGCGCCGACGGGGTGGAGGTGTATTACCTGCGCAGTTACAGCCGTCCGGTGCAGTTTGAGAACAACCGGCTCAAATCCATAAGCAGCAAGGCGGTCGAGGGCGTGGCGCTGCGGGTCATTCACCAGGGGCGCTTGGGATTTGCCGCCAGCACCGACCTAACCCGCCCGGAGGCGGTGGTTAACGCCGCTTTGGAAACCGCCACTGTCGGTGACCCCGCCGAAATTGAATTTGCCGCTGCGTTCCAGGGGGAGGACACCCGCCCCCTTGTGGAACTCCCTACCCCAGAAACCCTGGTCAACATTGGCAAGGAGTTGATCGAACAGGTCCACGCCTACAACCCGGACATTTTGGTGGATGTCTCGTTTAACCCCGGCTTTGGGGAAGTTTACCTGCTGACAGACCGGGGTGCCCAGGCTTATTACCAGCGCCAGTCCTTGAGTGTGGGCCTAGGGGGCAACTGGGTGCGCGGCGAAGACTTTCTGCAGATTTACAGTTACGAGGTCACGGACGGCCACGCCCCCGACTATAACCGATTGGTGCAGGAAGTGGTGCAGAAGTACCGCTGGGCCGAGACAACAACGCCGGCGCCCAGTGGGAATTTGCCCGTATTGTTTACGCCCCGCGCGGTGGCTAGCGTCCTGGCGGGCCTGTTTGAGTCTATGTTGTCGGGGCAAGCGGTTGTGCAGAAAGCGACCCCCTTGGCGGACAAGGTAGGTCAGCGGGTGTTCGACCCCCACTGGACCGTAACCGAGGACCCCACCGCTGGCGTGAGCGCCCGCCAGTTTGACGACGAAGGCACCCCGACCCAAACCCAAACCCTGGTCGCGCAGGGCATCGTACAGGGCTTTTATTGGGACAAGACCTGGGCGCAGCGGGCAGGCCGGACTTCGACTGGCAATGGCTACCGCAGTGGTCTTTCTCGTCCCGGCGCGGAATTGCTTAACCTGTGTATTGCTCCCGGCACTGTTCCCTACACCGAGCTGGTGGCCCAGATGGCCGACGGGGTGATCGTGGACCAGGTGTTGGGCGCGGGCCAGTCCAACCAGTTGGCCGGCGAGTTTTCCGTGAATCTAGACCTAGGCTACCGGGTCATCAACGGCGAAATCGTCGGGCGGGTGAAAAACACCATGGTGGCTGGGAGCATCTTGGAGGCGCCCGTGGCGGCCATGAGTCAAGAGCGGGAGTGGGTGGGCGCTAGTGTTTACAGTCCAGCGGTGTTGTTTGCGTCTTTGGGGGTCGCTACTCGCAGTTAATTCTTCTGGTTAAAATTGAAGGAACCTGCGGTCTTTACGCCAATTGGGGTCGGAAAACCCCCACCGATTTCCCAATTGACAAGGTACGATAGAAGTATCTGCAGGCTCAGGGCAGGGAAGGATATGTTTGAACGGTTCACGGAGAAGGCCATCAAAGTCATTATGCTTGCCCAGGAGGAGGCGCGCCGCCTCGGGCACAACTTTGTGGGAACGGAGCAAATCCTACTGGGGCTGATCGGCGAGGGCACCGGGGTGGCCGCCAAGGTGCTGAAATCCATGGGTGTGAATTTGAAGGACGCCCGGATTGAGGTGGAAAAAATCATTGGCCGGGGTTCAGGCTTTGTGGCGGTCGAGATTCCCTTTACCCCTCGAGCCAAACGGGTTTTGGAGCTGTCGCTAGAGGAGGCGCGGCAGCTAGGCCACAACTACATTGGGACAGAACACCTGTTGCTGGGATTGATCCGCGAAGGGGAAGGGGTGGCCGCCCGCGTGCTGGAGAACTTAGGGGTGGACTTGTCCAAGGTGCGCACCCAGGTCATCCGGATGCTGGGCGAAACGGCGGAGGTCACGGCTGGCGGTGGGAGCACCCGCACCAAGACCCCCACGCTGGACGAATTCGGCACTAATCTGACCCAGCTTGCGGCAGAAGGGAAGCTTGACCCGGTGGTGGGTCGGGAGAAAGAAATTGAACGGGTGATCCAAATCTTGGGGCGGCGCACTAAAAACAACCCGGTGCTCATTGGGGAACCGGGGGTCGGAAAAACGGCGATTGCGGAAGGGCTGGCCCAGCGAATCGCCAACCGGGATGTACCAGACATTCTCGAAGACAAGCGGGTGGTGACCCTGGACATCGGTCTGCTGGTGGCGGGTACCAAGTACCGGGGCGAGTTTGAAGAGCGCCTCAAAAAAATCATGGACGAAATCCGCCAGGCGGGGAACGTGATCCTGGTGATTGATGAAGTCCATACCCTGATCGGAGCCGGGGCTGCGGAAGGGGCGATTGATGCGGCCAATATCCTGAAACCGGCCTTGGCGCGGGGTGAGTTGCAGTGCATCGGCGCCACTACCCTGGACGAATATCGCAAGCACATCGAGCGGGATGCGGCCCTCGAGCGGCGGTTCCAGCCGGTGATGGTGGGTGAACCCTCGGTCGAGGAGACCATCGAAATTCTGTTTGGCCTGCGGGAGAAGTACGAGCAACACCACAAGTTAAAGATCACCGACGAGGCGCTGCGGGCGGCGGCCAAGTTGGCGGACCGCTATATCTCCGACCGCTTCTTGCCGGATAAGGCCATTGACCTGATTGACGAGGCGGGGTCGCGGGTGCGGTTGATTAACTCCCAGTTGCCGCCGGCGGCCAAGGAACTGGAGAAGGAGCTGCGGCAAATCCTGCGCCAAAAGGATGATGCGGTGCGCGCCCAGGACTTTGAGCGGGCCGGGGAGCTACGGGACCGCGAGATTGAAATCAAGGCGCAAATCCGGGCGATTGTCCAGAGCAAGAAGGCCGAGGCCCAGCAAGGGGGCGGTGAAACTCCGATGGTGACGGAAGATGACGTGGCGCAAATCGTGGCCTCCTGGACAGGGATTCCGGTGAGCAAGTTGACCGAGACCGAGTCGGAACGCTTGTTGCACATGGAAGAAACCCTGCACCAGCGGATCGTGGGGCAAGAGGAGGCGGTGCGGGCGATTTGTCGAGCGGTGCGGCGGGCGCGCGTGGGCCTGAAGAATCCCAACCGTCCGATTGCCAGCTTCATCTTCTCTGGGCCAACGGGGGTTGGAAAGACCGAGCTGACCAAAGCCTTAGCGGCCTACTTCTTCGGCTCCGAGGAGGCGATGATTCGCCTGGACATGTCGGAGTACATGGAGCGGCACACGGTCTCCAAGCTGATCGGTTCGCCGCCTGGCTATGTGGGCTACAACGAAGGGGGCCAGTTGACGGAGGCGGTGCGGCGCCGGCCCTACACGGTTGTCTTGTTCGATGAAATTGAAAAAGCCCACCCGGATGTCTTCAACCTGTTGTTGCAAATCCTGGAGGATGGCCGGTTGACCGATGCCAAGGGGCGCACAGTGGACTTCAAAAACACACTGCTGGTGATGACCTCCAACATCGGCTCCAAGGTCATTGAAAAGGGCGGCGGTGGCTTAGGCTTTGAGCTGGGCGAAGACAAGGAAGACACCCAGTACAACCGGATTCGCAACCTGGTGAACGAGGAACTTAAGCAATACTTCCGCCCCGAATTCCTGAACCGGATTGATGAAATCATCGTCTTCCGGCAATTGACCAAGGACGAGGTCAAGCAAATTGCCGATATCATGCTCAAGGAGGTCTATGGGCGGCTGGCCGAGCAGGGGATTACCCTGCAGGTGACAGAAGCCTTCAAGGATCGGCTGGTGGAAGAAGGCTATAGCCCGTCCTACGGGGCGCGGCCTTTGCGGCGGGCGATCATGCGCCTGCTGGAGGACTCCCTAGCGGAAGAAATCCTGTCTGGGCGCATTAAGTCGGGCGACACGGCGATTGTGGACGTGGATCCCGAAACGAAGCAGGTGAAGGTACTCTGCGAACCGACAAAGCGGGAGTTGTTGCCCCAGTCCTCGAGCTAGTTGGTTCTCCCAGATAGTAAGGGCCAATTGGCATGAAGCCCCGCAGTAAGCGGGGCTTTTGCTTATAGGTGCAGGTGATGTTAACTTAAGTCAGGTGAGATGGGGATAGGAGATGGTAACGGTAAATAATGGTCTGCCTTTAACCTATGAGCCTACCTTTGGGCTGGAATCCTCAGATTGTCTTTGGTTGATGACCCGCTGGGAACGATATGCCTTCAGCTATTTGCTGCAAGCGATCCAGCCTCAAGTAGCCCTAGAGATTGGAACCTACAAGGGAGGTAGTTTGCAGGCAACGGCTCGAGTGGCTCAAAAGGTCTATTCCCTTGACATTGCATCCTGGCCCAGGGAAATGCTTTAGCAGTGGTTGCCTAATGTGGAGTTTTGGGTTGGGGATTCCAAGCTGCTGCTGCCGGCGTTGCTGAACCACATCACCAGTCAGGGCGAGCCGCTAGCGTTTGTGTTGATTGATGGTGACCACAGCACGGAGGCAGTCAAAACTGATATCA
Above is a window of Gloeomargarita sp. SKYB120 DNA encoding:
- a CDS encoding 2Fe-2S iron-sulfur cluster-binding protein, translated to MTEIFPIEIRHRGQVFTIQAPANQTILDSAAAAGWELPSSCRAGICTTCAARLLSGTVEQPDAMGLSPALMEQGFALLCVAYPRSPIVLETGHEETVYELQFGQFQKPAKS
- a CDS encoding helix-turn-helix domain-containing protein; its protein translation is MPRPYNYDLRKKAVEAISNGATIMGASRFLNVSYRTVQRWLRQGSETGDVHPKEGYQKGHRHKLKDLEEF
- a CDS encoding DUF3488 and transglutaminase-like domain-containing protein encodes the protein MNWNLKDAHKVCTYALVGIAFAALLTGHATHPLANGVFLLLGVVSWFWEPPRIRWEQYAKLWMPLTVGVLVVLVGAIGLLRAHPLDVSLYLLLYLTLAKLFQRERPEDYNQAMALSFLLLAASTVYTSDILFGLLFALYVILGVVNFTLYHLRVQVREHGKAAAQSRLFNTRVLVMLVWVGLATFILSVGLFFLFPRIGLGFFGRGGAGQRELGRGFGEQVHVGDHGRLDRDTRVVMRVEFPEGAPPPMMPLYWRGVSFDLYDGQTWKRTLSQGEFRAAQDRLVELQPAPANLPLLRQDIYLEPSSHLILFALNPLYRVRLPETAQSVRIQVGTLGDAQQPARIIHQWGRSLFVTRTGDVYYTYRGEVGYQYTAWSRPMFPRASDLRRVDANLTLQQLAQAGLKEPYLQLPANFNPRIRELAADLTRNAPTLFDKVQAIRSYLAQNFTYTTDLPDPGDQPVVDAFLFTHRRGHCEYFATAMTLMLRSIGIPARLVNGYLGGRWNAYDHYLAVQVAHAHSWVEVPFAGYGWLTFDPTPPGFGPQTGNWWSDLLDALRFRWNKYVLEYNLDTQLEGLKQVQTWLQPPAKPGPLEKGLDVQQLWRVVGVLLVTVAAGLGGYQRRGRPLRLGDGLGLGVSIGLNAWIAGPLPWPWSREIGGLAPALAFFIARYLRWGQAKANVSPVSRLYLQLREALVEQGLAIEPAMGPLAVRQQLETSDLPDREIAVQVIDTYMTVRFGGQSLSPAALDAYRAQVRHLLQRWRTRQRQKVLH
- a CDS encoding alpha/beta fold hydrolase, which produces MTQANQPFTYVGNGSGACLLIHGLGGGIYELQPLGERLHRQGWTVRGMNLPGHDRPAPQMPASTWPEWVACVQDEYAQLRRNYARVAVVGFSNGGLLALYLAAHVPVDRLVLLAPFLGMWPWQWPLLYSVGYLIPSLPRRRLPIADPMLERQAWQCSFFQDFNLAAVRSALALQQKVRALLPQVTVPTLVIQSRYDRVVDPQATWQGFQQLGSPEKVFHWLDTGNHILTWDYPREQVYRLVQDFLPLPGSPPL
- a CDS encoding TldD/PmbA family protein, with the protein product MAHPILAQLLDLARSRADGVEVYYLRSYSRPVQFENNRLKSISSKAVEGVALRVIHQGRLGFAASTDLTRPEAVVNAALETATVGDPAEIEFAAAFQGEDTRPLVELPTPETLVNIGKELIEQVHAYNPDILVDVSFNPGFGEVYLLTDRGAQAYYQRQSLSVGLGGNWVRGEDFLQIYSYEVTDGHAPDYNRLVQEVVQKYRWAETTTPAPSGNLPVLFTPRAVASVLAGLFESMLSGQAVVQKATPLADKVGQRVFDPHWTVTEDPTAGVSARQFDDEGTPTQTQTLVAQGIVQGFYWDKTWAQRAGRTSTGNGYRSGLSRPGAELLNLCIAPGTVPYTELVAQMADGVIVDQVLGAGQSNQLAGEFSVNLDLGYRVINGEIVGRVKNTMVAGSILEAPVAAMSQEREWVGASVYSPAVLFASLGVATRS
- a CDS encoding ATP-dependent Clp protease ATP-binding subunit, which encodes MFERFTEKAIKVIMLAQEEARRLGHNFVGTEQILLGLIGEGTGVAAKVLKSMGVNLKDARIEVEKIIGRGSGFVAVEIPFTPRAKRVLELSLEEARQLGHNYIGTEHLLLGLIREGEGVAARVLENLGVDLSKVRTQVIRMLGETAEVTAGGGSTRTKTPTLDEFGTNLTQLAAEGKLDPVVGREKEIERVIQILGRRTKNNPVLIGEPGVGKTAIAEGLAQRIANRDVPDILEDKRVVTLDIGLLVAGTKYRGEFEERLKKIMDEIRQAGNVILVIDEVHTLIGAGAAEGAIDAANILKPALARGELQCIGATTLDEYRKHIERDAALERRFQPVMVGEPSVEETIEILFGLREKYEQHHKLKITDEALRAAAKLADRYISDRFLPDKAIDLIDEAGSRVRLINSQLPPAAKELEKELRQILRQKDDAVRAQDFERAGELRDREIEIKAQIRAIVQSKKAEAQQGGGETPMVTEDDVAQIVASWTGIPVSKLTETESERLLHMEETLHQRIVGQEEAVRAICRAVRRARVGLKNPNRPIASFIFSGPTGVGKTELTKALAAYFFGSEEAMIRLDMSEYMERHTVSKLIGSPPGYVGYNEGGQLTEAVRRRPYTVVLFDEIEKAHPDVFNLLLQILEDGRLTDAKGRTVDFKNTLLVMTSNIGSKVIEKGGGGLGFELGEDKEDTQYNRIRNLVNEELKQYFRPEFLNRIDEIIVFRQLTKDEVKQIADIMLKEVYGRLAEQGITLQVTEAFKDRLVEEGYSPSYGARPLRRAIMRLLEDSLAEEILSGRIKSGDTAIVDVDPETKQVKVLCEPTKRELLPQSSS
- a CDS encoding class I SAM-dependent methyltransferase, with amino-acid sequence MEFWVGDSKLLLPALLNHITSQGEPLAFVLIDGDHSTEAVKTDINLFLAHYRPIVPLYLLMHDTFYPPCRQGIL